A window of the Ogataea parapolymorpha DL-1 chromosome V, whole genome shotgun sequence genome harbors these coding sequences:
- a CDS encoding elongator complex protein 6, which produces MTSSSDLQQQDLVVFEDRSILPKSNPEHNYCTLVLYKASTRPTWLNVALVENSLFGTCYVNKTPVSDRSTAPVVFASLSTDETTYRKQMARLKGDLAGFKYVDLFNSYQDWYTKILLEVDRQSKLGKPNVFIENPEFLLFLTDITVDKLLAQLRKLNTKCNLFLISSSDESLMEYSDSPDDFATIHATFLTKLAHRSSLIFSLRPLRTGRAEDVTGELTIGRGLIGSPKKIVEREYLYLINKEGTVKLFYR; this is translated from the coding sequence ATGACATCGTCTTCCGACCTCCAACAACAGGACCTTGTTGTGTTCGAAGACCGCTCGATTCTACCGAAATCAAACCCAGAACACAACTACTGCACACTGGTACTTTATAAGGCCTCTACGCGGCCCACATGGCTCAACGTAGCGCTTGTGGAAAACTCGCTTTTTGGCACCTGCTACGTCAACAAGACGCCCGTTTCCGACCGCTCGACTGCTCCAGTCGTATTTGCGTCGCTTAGTACCGATGAGACAACATACCGCAAACAAATGGCACGGCTGAAGGGCGATCTGGCTGGCTTCAAATACGTTGACCTCTTCAACAGCTACCAGGACTGGTATACCAAGATCTTGCTTGAGGTGGACCGACAGAGCAAACTGGGCAAGCCAAACGTGTTCATCGAGAATCCTGAATTTTTGCTGTTCCTCACAGACATCACAGTGGACAAGTTGCTCGCACAATTGCGGAAACTAAATACGAAATGCAATTTATTCCTAATTAGCTCGAGCGACGAGAGTCTGATGGAATATTCCGATTCCCCAGACGACTTCGCCACCATTCACGCTACTTTTTTAACGAAACTTGCACACAGATCGTCTCTGATCTTTTCTCTGCGTCCGTTGCGCACTGGAAGGGCCGAGGACGTGACCGGAGAGCTGACAATTGGCAGAGGCCTGATCGGCTCGCCTAAAAAGATTGTCGAACGAGAATACCTCTATCTGATCAATAAGGAAGGGACCGTGAAGCTTTTCTATAGATAA
- a CDS encoding Zuotin, whose product MSLPAVPASFSGDFKAHSNYSAAVKRPVEPVGKYFLAHATRTLRGHTWSEYEKLEASKNVKSVEESNDDDEFDEEQSEDLLEHDPRDWKTADLYAVMGLSKLRYRATEDQIRRAHRKQVLKHHPDKKGAAGGLDQDGFFKIIQKAYETLLDPIKRRQYDSVDFNADVEPPSPKEKYDFFEAWTPVFESEARFSNKQPVPSLGTMDSSKEEVEAFYKFWANFDSWRTFEFLDEDVPDDTANRDHKRYIEKKNNNARKKRKVEDNKRLADLVKRANSEDPRIKKFKEEEKAEKARKKWEREAGARKAAEEARIKAEAEAKAKAEAEAKAKLEKENAKKAKEAAKSAKKKNKRAIRAAAKDNGYFGAEDKATLIDADIETLLEALSDVSLADVAGKLNGADASAAKSVLDAAAKETGKSYNFFG is encoded by the coding sequence ATGTCGCTTCCTGCTGTTCCTGCCAGCTTTTCTGGCGATTTCAAAGCTCACTCCAACTACAGCGCTGCTGTCAAGCGTCCTGTTGAGCCTGTTGGCAAGTATTTCCTTGCGCACGCCACCAGAACCCTGCGAGGCCACACCTGGTCCGAGTACGAGAAACTCGAGGCCTCCAAGAACGTCAAGTCCGTGGAAGAGtccaacgacgacgatgagtttgacgaggaacAGAGCGAAGATCTTCTTGAGCATGATCCAAGAGACTGGAAGACTGCCGATCTTTACGCTGTGATGGGTCTGTCAAAACTCAGATACAGAGCTACCGAGGACCAGATTAGAAGGGCTCACCGTAAGCAGGTTCTCAAGCACCATCCAGACAAAAAgggagctgctggtggactAGACCAGGACGGGTTCTTCAAGATTATCCAGAAAGCTTACGAAACTCTGCTGGATCCTATCAAAAGAAGACAGTACGACTCTGTTGACTTCAATGCCGACGTCGAGCCTCCATCTCCAAAGGAAAAGTACGACTTCTTTGAGGCATGGACGCCTGTGTTTGAGTCAGAGGCCAGATTCTCCAACAAGCAGCCTGTTCCTTCTCTGGGAACCATGGACTCCAGCAAGGAGGAAGTGGAGGCCTTCTACAAGTTCTGGGCCAACTTTGACTCCTGGAGAACCTTTGAGTtcctggacgaggacgttCCAGATGACACTGCCAACAGAGACCACAAGCGTTacattgagaagaagaacaacAACGCtagaaagaagagaaaggTTGAGGACAACAAGAGATTGGCCGATCTTGTGAAGAGAGCCAACTCTGAGGACCCAAGAATTaaaaagttcaaggaggaagagaaagcCGAGAAGGCCAGAAAGAAGTGGGagagagaagctggtgCTAGAAAGGCCGCTGAGGAGGCCCGTATTAAAGCTGAGGCCGAGGCTAAGGCCAAGGCAGAAGCAGAggccaaggccaagctcgaaaaagagaaTGCAaagaaggccaaggaggccGCTAAGAGCGcgaagaaaaagaacaagcGTGCCATCAGAGCTGCTGCTAAGGACAATGGGTACTTTGGGGCCGAGGATAAAGCCACTCTCATCGACGCAGACATCGAGACTTTATTGGAGGCTCTGAGCGATGTTTCTCTGGCCGATGTCGCTGGCAAGCTGAATGGTGCCGACGCTTCTGCCGCCAAATCGGTCCTGGACGCTGCAGCTAAGGAGACCGGCAAATCCTACAACTTCTTCGGTTAA
- a CDS encoding Transcription factor IIA, alpha/beta subunit, whose protein sequence is MSNKECSELYERIIEDVIAESRQDFEDGGIDEQTLMDLKRIWRDKLSKTGVASFSWDLKRQQYDESSNLLGLGDDQISSQTYQEQFNPTGSDANSGLHIQGLHLPQSDLALPTNSMKQEDDLGGMNIALPGGGRIGQSDGTVTFTVEGKQAEELARKLRRTQTDGQGDLGDDGNELGSDLGVDSDEINSDLDDPDDDEINSADDNEDQEYNIMLCLYDRVQRVKNKWKCNLKDGIANIDGRDYAFQKATGESEW, encoded by the exons ATGTCCAACAAGGAATGT TCTGAGCTGTACGAGCGTATCATTGAAGATGTGATTGCCGAATCTCGACaggactttgaggacgGGGGCATCGACGAGCAAACGTTGATGGACCTCAAACGGATATGGAGAGATAAATTGTCGAAGACCGGGGTTGCGTCTTTCAGCTGGGACCTGAAAAGACAACAGTACGACGAGAGCAGTAATTTGCTGGGACTGGGCGACGACCAGATCAGCTCCCAGACGTACCAGGAGCAGTTCAACCCTACCGGCAGCGACGCAAACTCAGGGCTACACATCCAGGGGCTCCATCTACCGCAGTCGGATCTGGCGCTGCCGACGAACTCGATGAAGCAGGAGGACGACCTCGGAGGGATGAACATCGCGCTTCCTGGCGGAGGCAGAATAGGACAGTCGGACGGAACGGTGACGTTTACTGTGGAGGGAAAACaggccgaggagcttgCCAGAAAGCTCCGTCGGACGCAGACGGATGGACAGGGAGATCTGGGTGACGACGGCAACGAGCTGGGGTCCGATCTGGGCGTGGACTCGGACGAGATCAACTCGGATCTGGACGAccccgacgacgacgagatcaactCGGCAGATGATAACGAGGACCAGGAGTATAACATCATGCTATGTTTGTACGATAGGGTGCAGCGTGTGAAGAACAAGTGGAAATGCAACTTGAAGGACGGGATCGCTAACATCGACGGACGCGACTACGCCTTCCAAAAGGCGACGGGAGAAAGCGAGTGGTAG
- a CDS encoding Myosin-13, skeletal muscle, extraocular — MAKLSENSPSGAKTALKRIEHGLTYKHEIRKPSFRRRSLSPQKTQSLAVSPARVPLTCIKEPLNSKLVPIALGKHDLTKALSTAEKENDDNNTTDTDKIEMLDVESDAVEVQSSPVGSHQNRMNSKRHMDTPLLVSDAKKMHLGDESFQTPLRPGSKKRVTPHREHHSRLMNDSDIDLHNASTENPVLDPQNSPLANVSHGQLLEDKIDGETEVIKGLKHRGTQINDISAIAADSSLDHHDDTSDSEGEQDERMSPVKLSQKISALDVFSAMIDQEDEIEDFELVGGDEAEERPVFTNSQLEGIKSSMQSSIDALKEEVAVQSEKLASTETALASVSAQLETESGEKKHLLNEKAELIVELQSYKQSIQLSNSKISQLESRVKFYESKLEKLKTIYSQLMGTAKNFESELTDKTARITDLEISVTSLKEEKTVLSNEKIELSSALELRLNEIEQLTKEKESLENQLKNVSSSSESALKKTEDLVRELDSKTKDAAELREKLDEQAVKIEGLELDLSQATEKLNAYQDELRSGVDKIIALENELSAVRSELESLQEKETLLVDENTSLKEVMGHRRDEIKRLKAEKEELSQQLSSRKDQNTEELLEKLREEMSALRGSTEAQINELSANLDAKNEKLVEAKTEASTMKQKVATLESQLADANAKIQEHDKNLEQQLEKLAQDLYLQYSAKHEQKVAILKKGYEMKWMNKLKKLSKENEQLRSEVESFKRRLEVENNEKKQLVKLWEEYVSLESNDKANALPDFIKKAED; from the coding sequence ATGGCAAAGCTCAGCGAAAATAGCCCCAGCGGAGCTAAGACCGCGCTCAAGCGGATTGAACACGGTCTCACGTACAAGCATGAAATCAGAAAGCCCAGCTTCAGACGGCGGTCGCTGTCGCCCCAGAAAACGCAGTCCCTCGCAGTTTCCCCTGCCAGAGTGCCTTTGACCTGTATCAAAGAGCCCCTCAACAGCAAATTGGTTCCAATTGCGCTCGGAAAACACGATCTGACGAAGGCCTTGAGCACGGCAGAGAAGGAAAACGACGACAATAACACCACCGACACCGATAAGATTGAGATGCTCGACGTGGAGTCGGACGCGGTCGAGGTGCAGTCTTCGCCGGTGGGGTCTCACCAAAATAGAATGAATTCCAAAAGACACATGGACACTCCGCTACTTGTCTCGGACGCGAAGAAGATGCATTTGGGGGACGAATCGTTCCAGACTCCGCTGAGACCGGGCTCCAAGAAGCGCGTGACCCCCCACAGAGAACACCACAGTCGGCTGATGAACGATTCGGACATCGATTTGCACAACGCCTCCACTGAGAATCCTGTGCTCGATCCGCAGAACAGCCCACTCGCCAACGTGAGCCACGGACAACTACTCGAGGACAAGATAGACGGCGAGACAGAGGTGATCAAGGGACTCAAACACAGGGGTACACAGATCAACGACATTTCTGCGATTGCGGCCGACTCGTCGCTAGACCACCACGACGACACCTCGGACTCAGAGGGTGAGCAGGACGAGAGAATGTCGCCTGTCAAGCTTTCACAGAAAATCTCTGCCCTGGACGTCTTCAGCGCCATGATTGATCAGGAAGACGAAATCGAGGATTTCGAGCTTGTTGGCGGCGACGAAGCGGAAGAAAGGCCGGTGTTCACAAATTCTCAGCTGGAAGGGATTAAGTCTTCCATGCAGAGTAGCATTGACGCGTTGAAAGAGGAAGTGGCAGTCCAATCAGAGAAGCTTGCTTCTACAGAAACCGCATTGGCctctgtttctgcgcaATTAGAGACCGAGTCTGGAGAAAAGAAACATCTGTTGAACGAAAAGGCCGAGCTTATTGTTGAGCTTCAATCATACAAGCAGTCAATCCAATTGTCAAATTCCAAAATAAGCCAATTGGAATCCAGAGTCAAATTCTACGAGTCCAagcttgagaagctgaaaacAATCTACAGTCAACTGATGGGAACGGCAAAAAACTTCGAGTCTGAGCTCACAGACAAGACCGCACGCATCACCGATTTAGAGATATCCGTCACCAGtttgaaggaggagaaaacCGTGTTATCCAACGAAAAAATTGAACTTTCGTCTGCGCTGGAGCTGAGATTgaacgagatcgagcaACTGACTAAAGAGAAAGAGTCGCTTGAAAACCAACTAAAGAATGTGTCAAGCAGTTCCGAGTCTGCCCTGAAGAAGACGGAGGATCTTGTCAGGGAGCTAGATTCAAAAACAAAGGATGCGGCCGAGCTGCGtgagaagcttgacgaGCAAGCAGTCAAGATCGAGGGTCTTGAACTCGACCTCAGCCAAGCCACCGAGAAACTCAACGCATACCAAGACGAGCTGAGGTCTGGCGTGGATAAAATCATTGCACTGGAGAACGAACTGAGTGCCGTGCGTTCAGAGCTCGAGTCTCTGCAGGAGAAGGAGACTTTACTGGTAGATGAAAACACGAGTCTGAAAGAGGTCATGGGACACCGTcgcgacgagatcaagcgTCTTAAGgccgagaaggaggagctgagcCAGCAATTGAGCAGCCGCAAGGACCAGAACaccgaggagctgctggaaaagctgcGGGAAGAGATGTCTGCGCTGCGGGGCAGCACGGAGGCccagatcaacgagctgagcgCTAATCTGGATGCCAAGAAcgaaaagctggtggaaGCCAAGACGGAGGCCTCGACAATGAAACAGAAAGTGGCCACGCTAGAGAGCCAGCTCGCAGATGCCAACGCCAAGATACAGGAGCACGACAAGAACCtcgaacagcagctggagaagctggctCAGGATCTATATTTGCAGTATTCTGCCAAACATGAGCAAAAGGTTGCAATTCTGAAGAAGGGCTACGAGATGAAATGGatgaacaagctcaagaagctgagcAAAGAGAACGAGCAGCTACGCAGCGAGGTGGAGAGCTTCAAGAGACGGCTGGAGGTCGAGAACAACGAAAAGAAGCAGCTGGTAAAGCTCTGGGAGGAGTATGTGTCCTTGGAGAGCAACGATAAGGCAAACGCTTTGCCTGATTTCATTAAAAAAGCTGAGGATTGA
- a CDS encoding Rho-type GTPase-activating protein 2 — protein MDSLEQIASGGAKLESQDSLDSDSRDGGFYKTLQEENGRLRSQIDQLESDKITLNDELLELRRLVASQKARIVHLETLTRDYGDKRDSAINPWDSPVKQQEVLDKVINPLDEADIDVPERSERRVTMRDPPVRSTAAEELLKDMTLGSSPRKGSPRRQKLAVSETHTPVVDEFVFSNSGSSSNSLKRPAYELLGTPKREEKEEELGHKVEPKTKAVVPMAEKPQLKHETRPDLRPEIKPEPIAPQQVAQTPERDALASVLSPARNQFSPMKDFSPLKDFASISTVSPLRSLNLSPDRRSILKTPSPKRAPNPTFSHQQQPSDSSQYDYISSSFDSTVITVESCVDPEAVLEKREDFLVSFMVNSNERPGELVPLYLVRQPYSKLLTLDHDLRYFGLTHLPMLPDKSAFLKIDPLVWDTQKSIVKMYVSELCRVMRTQRGSNVWKLFRGFFTPDEAHDMSKREATVVEVGSKNLKKVFRLAILSLDSIEHYLSITDFATKSADTLHVNDVLVSRENQILTISRKKRKSLRSVKHHVLYCESVPDAEDWCRAIAEYQSYEGDQVSVASSPSNLTAVDYPASVASTPTQHEPVLPSPAVSENKWFNLKRSRESTIPPANVSSDVLEFKAMPYSGTMVSLGAVQTPSLPPTDASFQKFEPVSKYFGSTLQESFDRAPDFKIYGRPVPSVVYRSLSYLEEKNAVYSEGIFRLNGMMSEVNKIQEIFNEKNDCDFSTLSTPPDVHSIATLFKRYLRTLKVTVIPEEEAKELMSLTLAADHGASVPKVKETLQKLPTLNFDVLYVLFRYFQQVLKHKELNKMSIGALSVLMAPNLTPFDGAKEICSELLTNYKYYFEDGEMVVR, from the coding sequence ATGGATTCTCTGGAACAAATAGCTTCCGGTGGggccaagctggagagcCAGGACAGTTTGGACTCGGATTCACGCGACGGAGGGTTCTACAAGACGCTACAGGAGGAAAATGGCCGTCTGCGGAGCCAGATTGACCAATTGGAGAGCGATAAAATAACActgaacgacgagctgctggagttACGACGACTTGTGGCCTCGCAGAAGGCTCGTATTGTCCATTTGGAAACCCTGACACGGGACTATGGCGACAAACGTGATAGCGCAATTAACCCGTGGGACTCGCCTGTGAAGCAACAGGAGGTCCTGGACAAGGTGATCAATCCGCTGGACGAGGCTGACATCGATGTTCCCGAGCGCAGCGAGCGCCGCGTCACGATGCGCGACCCGCCTGTTCGCAGCACTGCCGCCGAagagcttctcaaggacATGACGCTGGGCTCTTCTCCGCGCAAAGGCTCTCCCAGAAGACAGAAGCTGGCGGTGTCGGAGACGCACACGCCTGTTGTGGACGAGTTTGTTTTCAGCAAcagcggcagcagcagcaactcCTTAAAACGGCCTGCGTATGAGCTGTTGGGCACTCCGaagagagaagaaaaggaggaggaaTTGGGACACAAGGTGGAACCTAAAACGAAAGCAGTGGTGCCAATGGCGGAAAAACCACAGCTGAAGCACGAAACAAGGCCAGACCTAAGGCCAGAGATAAAGCCAGAGCCAATTGCGCCGCAGCAGGTTGCACAGACGCCGGAAAGAGATGCATTGGCCAGCGTTCTGTCGCCTGCTCGGAACCAATTCTCCCCAATGAAAGATTTCTCTCCGTTGAAAGACTTTGCTTCCATATCCACGGTCTCGCCACTACGGTCGCTCAACCTGTCGCCGGACCGCCGgtccattttgaaaacTCCGTCGCCGAAAAGAGCACCGAACCCGACTTTCTctcatcagcagcagccgtcCGATTCTTCTCAATACGATTATATTTCTTCCTCGTTCGACTCCACGGTGATCACCGTGGAGTCTTGTGTTGACCCAGAGGCCGTTCTAGAAAAACGAGAGGACTTCCTGGTGTCGTTCATGGTGAACTCCAACGAAAGACCAGGCGAGCTGGTCCCGTTGTACCTCGTTCGCCAGCCATACTCCAAGCTCCTGACTCTGGACCACGATCTCCGCTATTTTGGCCTTACACATCTGCCGATGCTACCAGACAAGTCCGCGTTCCTCAAGATCGACCCTCTGGTCTGGGACACACAGAAATCCATCGTCAAAATGTACGTTTCGGAGCTGTGCCGCGTGATGCGCACCCAGCGCGGGTCCAACGTGTGGAAGTTGTTCCGGGGCTTTTTCACGCCCGACGAGGCACACGACATGTCGAAACGCGAGGCCACCGTCGTGGAAGTCGGCTCcaagaacctcaaaaaGGTTTTCCGTCTCGCCATTTTAAGTCTCGACTCCATCGAGCACTATTTGAGCATCACCGACTTTGCTACCAAATCTGCAGACACGCTGCACGTGAACGACGTGTTGGTGTCGCGCGAAAACCAAATCCTCACCATTTCGCGCAAAAAACGCAAGTCTCTGCGTTCCGTGAAGCATCACGTGCTCTACTGCGAGTCCGTGCCAGACGCAGAGGACTGGTGTCGCGCCATTGCCGAGTACCAGTCGTACGAGGGCGACCAGGTTTCCGTTgcgtcgtcgccgtccaACTTGACAGCCGTGGACTACCCTGCCTCCGTGGCGTCCACGCCAACACAGCACGAGCCCGTGCTACCGTCGCCAGCAGTTTCTGAAAATAAATGGTTCAACCTCAAACGCTCGCGCGAGTCCACAATCCCGCCCGCTAACGTCTCGTCCGACGTGCTCGAGTTCAAAGCCATGCCCTATTCCGGAACTATGGTCTCGCTTGGAGCCGTACAGACCCCGTCGTTGCCGCCAACCGACGCTTCGTTCCAGAAATTCGAGCCGGTCTCCAAGTACTTTGGCTCCACGTTGCAGGAGTCCTTTGACAGAGCTCCAGATTTCAAAATATACGGAAGACCGGTTCCTTCTGTCGTCTACCGCTCGCTGTCTTATCTCGAGGAGAAAAATGCGGTGTACAGCGAGGGTATTTTCCGTCTGAACGGAATGATGTCGGAAGTCAACAAGATCCAGGAGATCTTCAACGAGAAGAACGATTGCGACTTCTCAACGCTGTCGACGCCTCCTGATGTGCACTCAATTGCAACCCTCTTCAAAAGATACCTGCGAACACTGAAAGTGACGGTGATcccagaagaagaggccaaggagcttATGTCACTCACACTGGCGGCAGACCACGGGGCTTCCGTGCCAAAGGTGAAGGAAACACTGCAAAAATTGCCAACTTTGAACTTCGACGTCCTATACGTGCTATTCAGATACTTCCAGCAGgtgctcaaacacaaagagctcaacaagatgaGTATTGGCGCGCTGAGCGTGTTGATGGCTCCTAACCTCACTCCTTTTGACGGCGCCAAGGAGATTTGCTCGGAACTGCTAACTAATTACAAGTACTACTTCGAGGACGGCGAAATGGTGGTGCGCTAG
- a CDS encoding phosphoribosylaminoimidazole carboxylase, whose protein sequence is MDSKVVGILGGGQLGRMMVEAASRLNIKTVILENGADSPAKQINSSAEHIDGSFNDEAAIRKLAEKCDVLTVEIEHVDVEALKKVQEQTSVKIYPSPETIALIKDKYLQKEHLIRNQIAVAESTAVESTAQALQSVGQKYGYPYMLKSRTMAYDGRGNFVVEDVSKIPEALEALKDRPLYAEKWAPFTKELAVMVVRGLGGDVHAYPTVETIHKNNICHTVFAPARVNDTIQKRAQLLAEKAVSAFPGAGIFGVEMFLLPNDELLINEIAPRPHNSGHYTIDACVTSQFEAHIRAVCSLPLPKNFTSLSTPSTHAIMLNVLGSPDPEEWLQKCKRALETPHASVYLYGKSNRPGRKLGHINIVSQSMDDCIRRLEYIDGKSGTLKEPENNTGVAGTSSKPLVGVIMGSDSDLPVMSLGCNILKSFGVPFEVTIVSAHRTPQRMVKYAAEAPERGIRCIIAGAGGAAHLPGMVAAMTPLPVIGVPVKGSTLDGVDSLYSIVQMPRGVPVATVAINNATNAALLAVRILGSFDPVYFSKMAKYMSEMENEVLEKAERLGSVGYEEYLNK, encoded by the coding sequence ATGGACTCGAAGGTCGTTGGAATTTTGGGCGGCGGCCAGCTCGGCCGCATGATGGTCGAGGCAGCTAGCCGACTGAACATCAAAACAGTGATTCTTGAGAACGGCGCAGATTCGCCGGCCAAGCAGATCAATTCCAGTGCAGAACACATCGACGGCTCCTTCAACGATGAGGCGGCCATCCGCAAGCTCGCCGAGAAATGCGACGTGCTGACCGTTGAGATTGAGCACGTTGATGTTGAGGCCTTGAAGAAGGTGCAGGAGCAAACTTCCGTCAAGATCTATCCATCTCCTGAGACCATTGCTCTTATCAAGGACAAATACTTGCAGAAAGAGCATTTGATCAGGAACCAGATCGCCGTTGCTGAGTCCACTGCTGTTGAAAGCACTGCTCAAGCTTTGCAATCTGTGGGACAGAAGTATGGATATCCGTACATGCTCAAGTCCAGAACGATGGCTTATGATGGTAGGGGTAactttgttgttgaggatgTTTCCAAGATCCCAGAGGCTTTGGAAGCTTTGAAGGACAGACCGCTCtatgctgaaaaatgggCTCCCTTTACCAAGGAGCTAGCAGTGATGGTGGTGCGGGGTCTTGGCGGAGACGTCCATGCCTACCCAACAGTAGAGACTATCCACAAAAACAATATCTGCCACACGGTGTTTGCGCCTGCGCGTGTCAATGACACCATACAGAAGCGCGCGCAACTTTTGGCGGAGAAGGCTGTGTCTGCATTCCCGGGAGCAGGCATCTTTGGTGTCGAAATGTTCCTGCTTCCAAATGACGAGCTGTTGATCAACGAGATTGCTCCTAGACCGCACAACTCTGGACATTACACAATCGATGCGTGTGTGACGAGCCAGTTTGAGGCACACATCCGTGCCGTTTGCAGTCTGCCGCTGCCAAAGAACTTTACTTCTCTATCCACACCATCTACCCATGCTATCATGTTAAACGTGTTGGGCAGCCCTGATCCAGAAGAGTGGTTGCAAAAGTGCAAGAGAGCGCTTGAAACTCCGCACGCGTCGGTTTATCTGTACGGAAAATCCAACAGACCGGGCCGGAAACTGGGTCATATCAACATTGTCTCCCAGTCGATGGACGACTGCATCCGTCGTCTAGAGTACATAGATGGCAAATCTGGCACTCTGaaagagccagaaaacaaCACAGGTGTTGCAGGAACCAGCAGCAAACCTCTAGTCGGCGTGATAATGGGCTCAGACTCGGATCTGCCTGTGATGTCCCTTGGTTGCAATATTCTGAAATCTTTTGGCGTTCCTTTCGAGGTTACCATTGTGTCCGCCCACAGAACGCCTCAGAGAATGGTCAAGTACGCTGCCGAAGCCCCAGAGAGGGGAATACGGTGCATCATCGCTGGCGCTGGTGGAGCTGCCCATCTACCAGGAATGGTTGCTGCCATGACTCCATTGCCGGTCATTGGTGTTCCCGTCAAGGGATCGACTCTCGACGGAGTCGACTCGCTGTATTCGATAGTTCAGATGCCTAGAGGAGTTCCTGTGGCCACTGTTGCCATCAACAATGCCACCAACGCTGCGCTTCTGGCCGTGCGTATTCTTGGCTCGTTCGACCCAGTGTATTTCAGCAAAATGGCGAAATACATGAGCGAGATGGAAAatgaggttcttgaaaagGCTGAACGGTTGGGCTCTGTTGGCTATGAAGAATACCTTAATAAATAG